Below is a genomic region from Miscanthus floridulus cultivar M001 chromosome 1, ASM1932011v1, whole genome shotgun sequence.
aaggaagagtggtgtagAAGTGTCGTGTGCCCGTGCCAGCAACTGCCGCCTTAACCAGCCACCGGATGGCGGGAAGAAGAGAGGAGAGCGGCTAGGGTTTCAGTCGATGGGAGAGCTCGATGCGGCTGGAATGGGGACGgaagaatgagctagggtttggaaAGGCTCCGAGCCAGGAGCGGCGGCTGGCTTATAAAGCCGTCCCACCCGACCCCTAGATCCAACGGTCAGCAGGCGGGGGGCTCCATCCAACGGCTCGAGGCCGTGCTGCTCCCGTGCCGACCGTTGAAGCGGGTCATGCCCGTGCCGTGCCAtcgcggcccaggcacgggcacggggcCATGCCGTGCTTGGCACGGTAGCTACCGGGCCGGGCCGTTTTCGTACCGGGCCAATTCGGACCGTGCTCGTGTCGGCCCAGCGGGCTTGGCCCGTTTGGAAAACTTTACTGACAATTGACAATTTGACTGGTTCGTTTGTTTCGCTCTCAACTTGCTTTGCATCGCTGGAAAATCACAATTATCaaacttttgaaaaaaaaagtcaGAATGCACTAGTATTCAGATGTTAATATAATATAGCAATATAGTATGTCCAGAAATCTGACAAAGTGACACGATGAATTCTCCAATCCAGCTTCATCAGAAAGAGCTCAGGAAAAAGCAAACTCAGAATGCACTAGGATTCAGATGTTAATATAGCAATATAGTATGCCCAGAAATCTGACAAAGTGACACGATGAATTCTCCAATCCAGCTTCATAAAGAGCTAAGGGAAAAGCCTTACATTAGAGTACTACTCCAGCTTTCACAAAAAGAAAGAGCCCAGGGAGAGCATAGTTACAAAAGTTGGCAACAAAAGAACAAAATAAATTGAAAGTATAAAGTTCTAATTTATGCTAGATTTTAACCTATGATGCTCTGCTCACTGTTTTTTCAGGCTTacttaaaaaataaaactagCCAGATTCTGAGTAATTCTGTAACAGCTTCCTGATGTTTTGGAATATCGGCACGAGGGCAACAAGTGCGATCTCAAGATGCTCCGAGCTCGAGCTGTTCAGGCGCATCCCGACTTGGCCGGTCCCCTTGTTGCTTAGATTCGCATGGCCAACCAAGTTGCTAGCTCTTCCAGCAGGGATCTGAGACTGGATGTTGCAGCCAATTGCCAGATCCCCGTGCCAATCCACAACAGATAACGCGATAGTGGAAAGCATCCGCCCAATCGGGTAATCTTTGTCCCTCATTGTTGCTTCGAGGCGGCCTCCATAGGCCACATCTCCCCTCCAACTCATGGCCCCACCGCTAACCAGGACCCTGAGCTGCTTGTTCACTATCAGTTTGTCCTCAATCTTCACACCAGCTGATACTGAATCCCCAAGAAGCGTGGCAGATATCCCAGCAGCTGTATTGTTGCGCCTGAAGTTCTTAATTCTCGATTCGCCACGAATTGTGTATGCCATATCCTTGCCGACAGACTGCAAATCAAGCCCAAGTGAAGTAGTCTTACCCTCAGCATGCTTAATTGAACTTGCAACCTCCATTTGCAGGGAGCAATCCTTCTTGTCTTTTGTAAGCTGGCCAGACACGGATAGAGGAACTTTACCTTTTACAGCAAACAACCTTTCAACATTAAGTCCCTCATAGCCAACATCATGGTCCCAGCCCTGGGTTTCCAATACAGGCCTGACAAGCCATTCACTTGGTGTATCCAGAAAACGATAGCGATGGCTAGGATAGTCAGAATCAAAAGATGAGGGCAGTACCATGTCAGGCATAGGCACCGAAACATTAGTTGGAGTATTAGAATCATCTTCTAGGTGGCCGTTGCTGAAATCATTTGCTCGAGCACTGGCTTCTGCTGCCATTTTCTTCATCAATCTACGACGCTTGCTTTCCTCTTTCAGTTGTTTTCGGTAGAACAACTTCTCTCTGTAATCTAGCTCCTCAAGATAGGCCTTCCTCTGCTCTTTGTTCAGCTTGGCAAGCTGAGCTTTTGTGAGACGCTTAAATGGAGGTAAATCATCATAATCTGAACCATCGTCCGAATCAGAATCGTCTGCCGAATCATCttcaagatcatcatcatcaccaccaaATTGTTCCTCTGGTAACTTCAGTGGGGCACGAGACTGAAGAAGGGAAGAGAGCAGGAAAGGCAGTGGAGGGATCCTTGTACGAGAAAGTTTACCAATGGGACTATCCTGCAACTTGAGGAGCACATTGGCTTCTGCTAACACCTTTGAAGCAAAACAAAGCAGCAATAGCTGTGGCTTCCAGACTTGTCCATTCGGCAATACCCTCTGGCCAGCCCTATTTGTCCTGCACGCTGAGTGGTTTTCCACCAGGGATACTGGATTCATAAGACGCACATCCCCAGCAGCTTGCCTTATAGCTTGTTGCACTACATGAGATCTCTGGGTGACAAACATCTCATAGCTCAGAGGAATTCCATTCTGCCCATCTGGTGGTGCAGATGCAGCATGGGTTAACACAACAATGGCATTGAACCAAACTGATGCTCCGAACACTTTCGTGATGGTTTGCAGCAGAGGGACATCACCGTTGTCTCTGCTCTGCATATCCAACCTATCAAAATAAAGAACAATATCCGGAGGGTTTTTGCTAATAAGTCTCTTGACAGAGTTGAGAACCTTCTGGTTGTGGTGTTGTTCTAAAGATGAGCAGGAAAGTCCAGGTGTATCAATCACTTTTACTTTGATTCCCTCAACCGTACCAACTACTTCTTGAACCTTCTTAGTACTAGAATCAAAAGCGTTTGTATCCAACCTGGTATCATCAAAAATTGAATTAATGGTAGCACTCTTACCGACCCCAGTTTTACCAAGAACCAAGATGGTGCATGAAAAATCAAGGGGCTCGTTTCCAGCAGCTTCAAGACGTTCTGCCATCTCTCTTGCACGGTCGATGCTAAATGTCCCATTAGCAGTAGTTCTTCTAAGCTGTTCTGCCAGCCCAAGCCGGTACAGAACCTGTGAAACGACCATATTATGAGATGTTTGCCCAAACCTGTCAGCGAGGCGAAGAAACTTAACCCGGATCATTTGAAGCTTTTCATGGATTTCATCATTCTCATCTCTATCATCCTCAGCAGACTCAGTAGCCTCCTGGGTTCCCCTATCCACAGCGGATGGCCTGTTGGCACGGACCTGTTGAACAGAACGGGCAGGAGGCTGCAACAGGGTAGACGATGATCCAAGGCCAGCAGGACGAGATAGCAGAGAGGGACCATTAGTGGAACGAGCAGAAGCAGCACTGCTGGATTGTGCAGGTGTAGAACTACCAGCTGAGGATTGTGCAGGGGGAGCAGAGGTGGCGGTATTCTCATCATCTGAGGAGCTTGAGTCATCCAATTCTGCAATGACAACAGCAGACTCAGCTGCAGAATGTGTGACTGGCTCTGGCCTGCTATGAGAGGAAGCAATCTCTTGTGTGCTCTTCCCTGGCTGATTTTTGCTTTGATACACCAAAGTACCATCTTTTACATCTTCATACTCGCTCCCAGATTGTGCAGCGACCTGCTCTTGATTCACATCATCGGCAAAGCTTTCCTCCACATCAACGACACGGGGTGTATCGTCCTCGTCCCACTTATCTGCCGCAAGTTGTCCGGTTTCCAGCACCACTCTGGTGTTCGGCGTCACCACTGGCTGGTGATCGCCAGCCACccccgcagactccaccgcaccTTCTCCAGGGCCCCGGTTTTCTTCCCCAACCTCATCCCCGCCACTATCCTGCCCCGGCGGCACGTCGTCCCCCTCATCCCCGCCCTCCACCACCACATCACAATCGCCCTCATCCGCCGCAGTGGCTGCCTTCACGGCGGATTCCTCCTCCTCGGCGACTCCGCCGTTCTCGCCCGCCCGATCCTCCGGGCGCCCCTCACCGACGAGGCCGCCGTTCTCCATGGATCACGCCCGACGACGGCGGAAGGAGCGAAACCCTAGTCTGACATCAAGAGAAAACGGAACGGATCAAACGACAGCAACAGCAGGTGAAAAAAACAAACGTACAGACGTTCAATTGCAAGCGGACGGAGACTGGAACAATCTATGTAAACAAAAATACATGCAGAAAGATTGTGGTGGACGGATCCGGAGAGAGGTGGCGGCTACCAAACCAACCTGGTGGGAGGCGACGGCGGCGTGGGAAAATGGGATTGCTTGCGCGGTCGCGACTCCCAGGAAAAGAAAGGAGGGAGAGAGTCAGGCCGCGGCGAGAGAGGGGAGTCGCAGCCCGGATTGGATGCCTCCGCCGTTTTTACTGGGCTCCGCTCTGCTAAAACCCTGGAGATTTGCTTTTCTGCGGGGCCAGCATTAATTACGGGCCCAGCTTTTTCTAAGGAAATTGGGGCCCATTAACTCATAGAGCGACAGCGACTGAACAAAATTTGGAATCGCAAAAACAATTTATATGGAGCCTAACCTAACCAGAATAAATACATGCAATATGTTGTGCAAACGCAAAGTAAAGTTGTTGTCTATAATTATATTGTGTTGCATGTAGCCAACTTCATATTCTAATATAGGTGGTATATTCTCTATACCCTATCAGTTTTGTGCAAGCCCACATAAAAACATCTTCAGGCAACCAAACACAAATAAATAGCACTATGCAAGTCTAGATGAGGGCTAGTGCATGCAACTATACACAGGTCGATCTCACTGGAAAGATTCATGCTCTTTTTTAAGATGTTGCGGTCTTAGAAGCTAGATCATGATCTCAGTCCATAGTTTCGTTTTGTTTCAGTATTCATAAGTTACATGATGCAAGTCTAGATGAGGGCTAGTGCATCAGTGCATGCAACTATACACAGGTCGATCTCAGTGGAAAGATTCATGCTCTTTTTTAAGATGTTGCGGTCTTAGAAACTAGATAATGATCTCGGTCCATAGTTTCGTTTTGTTTCAGTATTCCGTAAGTTACATGTAGCATTTAATTCTAACACGATGTTATAATCAAATGCAAAATATAGCCTTTTACAATACTATTTTAAAAACAGTTTAATCTACTTTGATATTCATATTGTCGGGTgcataaacccggggtctctcGCGGACCGGCTTCTCAACAAAAGCTCGGACCAAGCAGacaaacgcgcaactcatgggccggcccaagtatctaaacaacaggccagaaggacgatccaaccaccgaccggaaggtctggccgaggaggagcgacgCCCGTTTTCCGACTTCGGCCcacttctccgaccggaagggctcaCTTCgttctccagcccgcctccggacggcctctccgaccggaaggcttggccaaagcgctacttccgactccgacccccacGTCTTCGACCGGAGCACGCAAAAccatgctcactgctcttctccgactagcgcgatCAAAGCCAACCGgcaccaaccgaccggggacgcccgctcggaagggaccagggaacgaacggagaaagtaaggcaaggtgcacaagtcaaaccacgataccggtgattgtaccctatacacctgcagaaacagtactctgcaacctccctgacacaaacagtgttgtaggcgccgacattttccctacagtattgtgggcaccattaactcccatatggtaaggctcccccacatgcctctaggcattgacagtgttgtgggcaccggtatttatcgtaccgagtgaacatggtgaaactcctcatatgcctctgggcatcaacagtatagcaggtaccgacatctgccatacccaaacaaaacGACGGAACCTCCCACATGCAACCGACATCCAgcaatgttgtaggcgcctaccatcatcctgtacctgtCGGCGTGGGcgacaaggcttagaagcataggttttctctccctctcacatgtaaggccacccccttcatctataaaaggggatgcacactCTCCCAACATCcaggcactgttcgcctaaacagtcgtttagcccgtttaaacaccgtgtaaacgctacacggtggtgcgccgtttccgcttaatcacccgtttaccccgtttaattggccgtttagcccgtttaatgggacgttttgcccgaataatggctaaacagtaggtgaccgactgtttaccgtttagcgtttaggaaaacactgcatCCAGGTGAATCCAGGTTGATCAAAGCGaatccagattcattagatcaaccaagttcactagctcacaaccacaaaaccgctaggtttggacctcaagcacacgcttgaacacttagctcatagcggagctcctgtcgctcttggctcTTCTGAccggagtctgaccggacctcttgtacccccatctttctcctcgtttgtaaccccactgcaaacttcgagcacctgggctcaggaataaagtcatcgaccgactcaaactggacgtagggcacattgcctgaactagtataaactctatgtcattgagtgctaggccacctctgatcacaacgtacgacaaaactataaatatttacttgttggtcactttctgcaccgacagttggcgtcgtccatggggaagacgttgtacattcaacactttttggtcattggatgtcccactttttcaccaccttcaccatggcgggctctagagatacgatttgcttcggctcactggagtttcccgcgctcccacctgttgggatgtgggttccacccgtcttcgagccatcccaagccttcctcctcgaaagcctagacttcgtcgtcgACCGGCTTGgtatactacacctccacgaggaggcactcgttctggcacccattggaggggcaccctccatcgactTCGGGACGCACAACATCAACAACGCGGCATCCACGCtttattccgagcaaactctctactcaaaccccgctgtgagtaatgtacatgctgttatttacttactattctctatcttccgccgattacccggagggaccccgttgtccccaacgCGATCgtcatacgaccggttcccctatggccttgcgtctCCCGCGGATGCGTACGcccaggggctccgaaggatgccagcgtcgccccctctcacatctgaatttgtggggatggcgagctatgctcccacctgtttcctcgacctcatggatgacgatgttgaaagtgacggctccagcatcggcgatgtggcgcctagccaccgtctgtcttgggagtgcactatggcggatgctccaggACAGTCACCGGTGGTAAcgcagtccttgtagactcacgcCCCTCCGAatcctcatgcggagacccccgagctcacacgggagcacggcgaggaacCACGACAACAGTGGCTACACCAACCATCGACTACGCCAGCACGCTCAGCGCACCACACTGCACCCCGTGTGCACAGACCGGCGAGCGGTGCCTGGGGTCACGCTCGTCGAGTCCAGTGCAACACTATGgacagggggaacgatcccccacagttcactcgggccaatcagaacatcgtcGCCAcgacaatgcttctgcgcggcctcctcGAGTCGGACGACCcttaggaacaggcgatccaccaaaacctctaggcactagtggagaccgccgccgttcaacaggcggagagcttcaTATCGTGACACCGACTCacagcctctctccccaccaggggaatggggacgcaGCAGACAAGTCACTCCACCCACTCACCGCTACAACTGCCAAGTATGGCACAAGAGGTCGCACCCGCGCCTCATCTTGACTTGATGAACGCTCCGCACCGACCGCCTGCATACATGCGGCTCGGGCATGCTCCATCCAGAGGAAGGAGGACTTGTGGGATGACATCTCCCTCAGACcctatgaaaaacaagcatgctgaggcaaccaacaagagattcagaggtcaaggacaaatacgggaaactcacctccgcggcgagctgcaggtcgacctcGACTAACTGCTGGGCAGACTTAACTCGCTCCTAGGCATCCCCGAGCTTCACCGATAGGTTGGCAAGTTCGGACACCTTGGCGAGTCCTTTCCCCTCAAGATGTCCCAGAGTTGACACTCATGGGAATCCCAAAGGATGAATCGCACCTTTGCCAAGTccttagggcagggccactccaggtcaccctctgGTAGCccgccggagggcccagcctctgactGGACCACCGCTAGCTCTTGCGACGACACTGGTggctccaccatgtcatcagcCACGTCGTCGgatgggatatccaccacctcggttgTGTGGGCCACCGCCGAGCGTTCTGACTCCGTCCTGGCCTCATCTCCCCCTAGTGCCTTCGGCTCTGACCACGAGGGTGAGCTATGCAGCCCTCCACCCagcgaggcagggagctcggtctccctctcctcttccgccgtagctggtggaggaggggccacgagaGTTACCTCCGACGCGACCTCCACCATCAGCACCGGGATCGCCGCCAATATCGATGTTGCCGCCACTCTGTTCCCCCCACCCCGCTGCTCACTGTGACACGctatagggtgggcctccaagtctcctgcatgggagttggggcgatgctcaaccccatcatcgcTCGGTCACTGACAAAAAGTGcaggtaagtcacactccaaaaagactcaacaacaaaagatcgaaaagaaacgaAGAAAAACGTACCGGGAGGTGAGTGGTACGACTCTAGAGGCAAGACCTGACGTCTATGGGCCTACAGGGCAAGGACCGCTCCCAAGCTGTgacccgcgccccctcacttTAGCTAGAGGCAGAgtcatcccaaccggctcctACCCAGCCTGCGGGTCACCACGACCCTTGCCTTGGGATTCCCCGATCGGAGCAGTGGGCGAGGCATCCTCCGGCTACGAGTCACACGACGCATGGGTGCTAGTCCGCTCCTCGGACTGCTCGGCTTGCTCGACCACATCCACAGTAGGCGGGGCATCCTCTGGCTACGAGTCACGCGCTGGCACCGATCCCGGCGATGCACGGGTGCTAGTCCGCTCCTCAGACCGGTCGGATTGCTCAGCCGTGTCCGCAGCAGGTGGTGATGGGACCGACGCCACCACCAAGGGTGCGGTGACTACATCCGCTTTGCCTCTTGTTTGCTGATGGCATCCGCACTCGCCGCATGCTTCCTCGGCATGGGAACCATCACGCGCCTCtccgcctcctgctcatcaccagcggacaTCACCGTAGGGTTGCGATGCTCCGCCAAGGTCACAACAACCTCCCGactttcctcctccttggagaaaacCATATCATCCACATCTGTGGGATCCTCTGATGTGAGCTCCTACTCAACGTCGCTCCT
It encodes:
- the LOC136541412 gene encoding translocase of chloroplast 120, chloroplastic, which produces MENGGLVGEGRPEDRAGENGGVAEEEESAVKAATAADEGDCDVVVEGGDEGDDVPPGQDSGGDEVGEENRGPGEGAVESAGVAGDHQPVVTPNTRVVLETGQLAADKWDEDDTPRVVDVEESFADDVNQEQVAAQSGSEYEDVKDGTLVYQSKNQPGKSTQEIASSHSRPEPVTHSAAESAVVIAELDDSSSSDDENTATSAPPAQSSAGSSTPAQSSSAASARSTNGPSLLSRPAGLGSSSTLLQPPARSVQQVRANRPSAVDRGTQEATESAEDDRDENDEIHEKLQMIRVKFLRLADRFGQTSHNMVVSQVLYRLGLAEQLRRTTANGTFSIDRAREMAERLEAAGNEPLDFSCTILVLGKTGVGKSATINSIFDDTRLDTNAFDSSTKKVQEVVGTVEGIKVKVIDTPGLSCSSLEQHHNQKVLNSVKRLISKNPPDIVLYFDRLDMQSRDNGDVPLLQTITKVFGASVWFNAIVVLTHAASAPPDGQNGIPLSYEMFVTQRSHVVQQAIRQAAGDVRLMNPVSLVENHSACRTNRAGQRVLPNGQVWKPQLLLLCFASKVLAEANVLLKLQDSPIGKLSRTRIPPLPFLLSSLLQSRAPLKLPEEQFGGDDDDLEDDSADDSDSDDGSDYDDLPPFKRLTKAQLAKLNKEQRKAYLEELDYREKLFYRKQLKEESKRRRLMKKMAAEASARANDFSNGHLEDDSNTPTNVSVPMPDMVLPSSFDSDYPSHRYRFLDTPSEWLVRPVLETQGWDHDVGYEGLNVERLFAVKGKVPLSVSGQLTKDKKDCSLQMEVASSIKHAEGKTTSLGLDLQSVGKDMAYTIRGESRIKNFRRNNTAAGISATLLGDSVSAGVKIEDKLIVNKQLRVLVSGGAMSWRGDVAYGGRLEATMRDKDYPIGRMLSTIALSVVDWHGDLAIGCNIQSQIPAGRASNLVGHANLSNKGTGQVGMRLNSSSSEHLEIALVALVPIFQNIRKLLQNYSESG